Proteins from one Rhinolophus ferrumequinum isolate MPI-CBG mRhiFer1 chromosome 15 unlocalized genomic scaffold, mRhiFer1_v1.p scaffold_54_arrow_ctg1_1, whole genome shotgun sequence genomic window:
- the PRSS27 gene encoding serine protease 27 isoform X2, with the protein MRRLPAMTLLLLLLRFGTEGAKASNVCGHPRMLNRMVGGKDALEGEWPWQVSIQRNGSHFCGGSLITERWVLTAAHCFSNASEKSLYRVLLGARQLVKPGPHATYARVKRVESNPLYEGMASSADVALVELEAPVTFTNYILPVCMPDPSVIFETGMECWVTGWGSPSEQERLPNPRVLQKLAVPIIDTHKCNMLYSKDAESGFQLKTIKEDMLCAGFAEGKKDACKGDSGGPLVCLKGQSWLQAGVISWGEGCARRNRPGVYIRVTSHYNWIHRIIPELQFQHTSSDGQKRGPRVQQPLDRNFAPCLAAHTILLGLVALLTCF; encoded by the exons GGACTGAGGGAGCCAAGGCATCGAATG TCTGCGGGCACCCACGGATGCTGAACCGGATGGTGGGCGGGAAGGATGCCTTGGAAGGTGAGTGGCCGTGGCAGGTCAGCATCCAGCGAAACGGAAGCCACTTCTGCGGGGGCAGCCTCATCACCGAGCGGTGGGTCCTCACCGCGGCGCACTGCTTCTCCAA CGCTTCTGAAAAATCCCTGTACCGGGTCCTGCTGGGAGCACGGCAGCTGGTGAAGCCGGGGCCACATGCCACATACGCCCGGGTGAAGCGGGTAGAGAGCAACCCCCTGTATGAGGGCATGGCCTCCAGCGCCGATGTGGCCCTGGTGGAACTGGAGGCACCCGTGACCTTCACCAATTATATCCTCCCCGTGTGCATGCCTGACCCTTCGGTCATTTTTGAGACGGGCATGGAATGCTGGGTCACCGGCTGGGGCAGCCCCAGCGAGCAAG AGCGCCTGCCCAACCCTCGAGTCCTGCAGAAACTCGCCGTGCCCATCATTGACACACACAAGTGCAACATGCTCTATAGCAAAGATGCTGAGTCCGGCTTCCAGCTGAAAACCATCAAGGAGGACATGCTGTGCGCTGGCTTCGCGGAGGGCAAAAAGGACGCCTGCAAG GGAGACTCGGGGGGGCCTCTGGTGTGCCTCAAAGGCCAGTCGTGGCTGCAGGCTGGGGTGATCAGCTGGGGTGAGGGCTGCGCCCGCCGGAACCGCCCAGGTGTCTACATCCGGGTCACCTCCCACTATAACTGGATCCATCGGATCATTCCAGAACTGCAGTTCCAGCACACTAGCTCGGATGGCCAGAAGCGGGGCCCCCGGGTCCAGCAGCCCCTTGATCGGAACTTTGCACCCTGCCTGGCAGCCCACACCATCCTCCTGGGCCTCGTGGCCCTGCTCACCTGCTTCTGA
- the PRSS27 gene encoding serine protease 27 isoform X3, translated as MLNRMVGGKDALEGEWPWQVSIQRNGSHFCGGSLITERWVLTAAHCFSNASEKSLYRVLLGARQLVKPGPHATYARVKRVESNPLYEGMASSADVALVELEAPVTFTNYILPVCMPDPSVIFETGMECWVTGWGSPSEQERLPNPRVLQKLAVPIIDTHKCNMLYSKDAESGFQLKTIKEDMLCAGFAEGKKDACKGDSGGPLVCLKGQSWLQAGVISWGEGCARRNRPGVYIRVTSHYNWIHRIIPELQFQHTSSDGQKRGPRVQQPLDRNFAPCLAAHTILLGLVALLTCF; from the exons ATGCTGAACCGGATGGTGGGCGGGAAGGATGCCTTGGAAGGTGAGTGGCCGTGGCAGGTCAGCATCCAGCGAAACGGAAGCCACTTCTGCGGGGGCAGCCTCATCACCGAGCGGTGGGTCCTCACCGCGGCGCACTGCTTCTCCAA CGCTTCTGAAAAATCCCTGTACCGGGTCCTGCTGGGAGCACGGCAGCTGGTGAAGCCGGGGCCACATGCCACATACGCCCGGGTGAAGCGGGTAGAGAGCAACCCCCTGTATGAGGGCATGGCCTCCAGCGCCGATGTGGCCCTGGTGGAACTGGAGGCACCCGTGACCTTCACCAATTATATCCTCCCCGTGTGCATGCCTGACCCTTCGGTCATTTTTGAGACGGGCATGGAATGCTGGGTCACCGGCTGGGGCAGCCCCAGCGAGCAAG AGCGCCTGCCCAACCCTCGAGTCCTGCAGAAACTCGCCGTGCCCATCATTGACACACACAAGTGCAACATGCTCTATAGCAAAGATGCTGAGTCCGGCTTCCAGCTGAAAACCATCAAGGAGGACATGCTGTGCGCTGGCTTCGCGGAGGGCAAAAAGGACGCCTGCAAG GGAGACTCGGGGGGGCCTCTGGTGTGCCTCAAAGGCCAGTCGTGGCTGCAGGCTGGGGTGATCAGCTGGGGTGAGGGCTGCGCCCGCCGGAACCGCCCAGGTGTCTACATCCGGGTCACCTCCCACTATAACTGGATCCATCGGATCATTCCAGAACTGCAGTTCCAGCACACTAGCTCGGATGGCCAGAAGCGGGGCCCCCGGGTCCAGCAGCCCCTTGATCGGAACTTTGCACCCTGCCTGGCAGCCCACACCATCCTCCTGGGCCTCGTGGCCCTGCTCACCTGCTTCTGA
- the PRSS27 gene encoding serine protease 27 isoform X1 gives MRRLPAMTLLLLLLRFGTEGAKASNGEGREVHGGRGSFPQLERICLCQKLTGCPVCGHPRMLNRMVGGKDALEGEWPWQVSIQRNGSHFCGGSLITERWVLTAAHCFSNASEKSLYRVLLGARQLVKPGPHATYARVKRVESNPLYEGMASSADVALVELEAPVTFTNYILPVCMPDPSVIFETGMECWVTGWGSPSEQERLPNPRVLQKLAVPIIDTHKCNMLYSKDAESGFQLKTIKEDMLCAGFAEGKKDACKGDSGGPLVCLKGQSWLQAGVISWGEGCARRNRPGVYIRVTSHYNWIHRIIPELQFQHTSSDGQKRGPRVQQPLDRNFAPCLAAHTILLGLVALLTCF, from the exons GGACTGAGGGAGCCAAGGCATCGAATG gtgaagggCGTGAGGTCCATGGGGGCAGAGGGTCTTTCCCACAACTGGAAAGGATCTGCCTGTGTCAGAAGCTGACAGGATGCCCAG TCTGCGGGCACCCACGGATGCTGAACCGGATGGTGGGCGGGAAGGATGCCTTGGAAGGTGAGTGGCCGTGGCAGGTCAGCATCCAGCGAAACGGAAGCCACTTCTGCGGGGGCAGCCTCATCACCGAGCGGTGGGTCCTCACCGCGGCGCACTGCTTCTCCAA CGCTTCTGAAAAATCCCTGTACCGGGTCCTGCTGGGAGCACGGCAGCTGGTGAAGCCGGGGCCACATGCCACATACGCCCGGGTGAAGCGGGTAGAGAGCAACCCCCTGTATGAGGGCATGGCCTCCAGCGCCGATGTGGCCCTGGTGGAACTGGAGGCACCCGTGACCTTCACCAATTATATCCTCCCCGTGTGCATGCCTGACCCTTCGGTCATTTTTGAGACGGGCATGGAATGCTGGGTCACCGGCTGGGGCAGCCCCAGCGAGCAAG AGCGCCTGCCCAACCCTCGAGTCCTGCAGAAACTCGCCGTGCCCATCATTGACACACACAAGTGCAACATGCTCTATAGCAAAGATGCTGAGTCCGGCTTCCAGCTGAAAACCATCAAGGAGGACATGCTGTGCGCTGGCTTCGCGGAGGGCAAAAAGGACGCCTGCAAG GGAGACTCGGGGGGGCCTCTGGTGTGCCTCAAAGGCCAGTCGTGGCTGCAGGCTGGGGTGATCAGCTGGGGTGAGGGCTGCGCCCGCCGGAACCGCCCAGGTGTCTACATCCGGGTCACCTCCCACTATAACTGGATCCATCGGATCATTCCAGAACTGCAGTTCCAGCACACTAGCTCGGATGGCCAGAAGCGGGGCCCCCGGGTCCAGCAGCCCCTTGATCGGAACTTTGCACCCTGCCTGGCAGCCCACACCATCCTCCTGGGCCTCGTGGCCCTGCTCACCTGCTTCTGA